The Thomasclavelia ramosa DSM 1402 genome includes a region encoding these proteins:
- a CDS encoding RDD family protein — MSKKRDNKRKIEIKGYDIAKLRFQRFLAMVIDWYISNMIVAIPVTFFLRGKDYIQPYSFQLETYGYKIGMIYGLFVVVVGICYYFAVPTYIWKGQTLGKKICKLQVVKTDGQKVDTKTMFLREIIGAVVIEGGIVVSATYIRKLIGLLITAEIIPILKYGAYAITLASIIYAYFNPLSQSFHDKLARTVVIRK; from the coding sequence ATGAGTAAAAAAAGAGATAATAAAAGAAAAATAGAGATAAAAGGCTACGATATTGCTAAGTTGCGATTTCAGCGTTTTTTAGCAATGGTCATTGACTGGTACATTAGTAATATGATTGTCGCTATTCCTGTAACTTTTTTTCTTAGGGGTAAGGACTATATTCAACCATATTCTTTTCAACTAGAAACATATGGCTATAAAATAGGAATGATCTATGGTCTGTTTGTTGTAGTTGTTGGGATTTGTTATTATTTTGCTGTTCCGACATATATATGGAAAGGTCAAACTTTAGGAAAGAAAATTTGTAAACTACAAGTTGTTAAAACTGATGGACAAAAAGTGGATACAAAAACAATGTTTTTAAGAGAAATCATTGGTGCAGTAGTAATAGAAGGTGGGATTGTCGTTTCAGCCACGTATATCCGTAAATTAATTGGCTTATTGATTACAGCCGAGATTATTCCGATTCTTAAATATGGAGCGTATGCAATAACCCTCGCTTCAATTATTTATGCGTATTTTAATCCTTTATCACAATCTTTTCATGATAAACTAGCAAGAACAGTAGTAATTAGAAAATAA
- a CDS encoding MerR family transcriptional regulator, producing the protein MEKLYSTGEFAKMAGVTLRTIRYYDKIGLLKPTKILDNGYRRYCNRDLITLQKILSLKELGFSLEEIYPLIQDNNQDNFKESIKLQTNLIDQKIKHLTNLKDSLKATERLINKKNIAWDKIIELIRLSTIDDNLVTQYMNAKNLDTRIKLHDKFSINQQGWFPWIFEQIDFSTVYRLLELGCGNGKLWENNTYNLRNREIFLSDNSEGMIDEIRQKLGNDYNYIVADCQSIPFKNNYFDTIVANHMLFYLKDLKQGLTEITRVLKNNGTFYCTTYSKYHMQEISELAQNFDSRISLSDDPLPERFGLENGKDILKSYFNYVELKKYEDYLLITEAQPLIDYILSCHGNQNEYLGNRLKEFKIYIEDLIKESQGIKITKDSGLFICTK; encoded by the coding sequence ATGGAAAAACTATATTCAACTGGTGAATTTGCGAAAATGGCAGGTGTCACCTTAAGAACAATCAGATATTATGATAAAATCGGTCTTTTAAAACCAACAAAAATTCTTGATAACGGATATCGCCGCTATTGCAATCGTGATTTAATTACCCTTCAAAAGATCCTCTCACTAAAAGAATTAGGATTCTCACTTGAAGAAATTTATCCTCTTATTCAAGATAATAACCAGGATAACTTTAAAGAGTCGATTAAACTGCAAACCAATCTAATTGATCAGAAAATCAAACATTTAACCAATCTAAAAGATTCTTTAAAAGCAACAGAGCGTCTAATCAATAAAAAAAATATCGCCTGGGACAAAATTATTGAACTGATCCGCTTATCAACAATTGATGATAATCTTGTCACGCAATATATGAATGCTAAAAATCTTGATACACGAATCAAACTGCATGACAAATTTTCAATAAACCAGCAAGGCTGGTTTCCCTGGATTTTTGAACAAATTGATTTTTCCACCGTGTATCGTCTATTAGAGCTCGGCTGTGGAAATGGTAAATTATGGGAGAACAATACATATAATCTTCGTAATCGAGAAATCTTCTTATCAGATAATTCTGAGGGAATGATAGATGAAATTCGTCAAAAACTTGGAAATGATTATAATTATATTGTTGCAGACTGCCAAAGTATTCCTTTTAAAAATAACTACTTTGATACAATTGTTGCTAATCACATGCTTTTTTATTTAAAGGATTTAAAACAAGGTTTAACTGAAATAACTCGTGTCTTAAAGAATAATGGTACTTTTTATTGCACGACCTACAGTAAATATCATATGCAGGAAATTAGCGAACTTGCTCAAAACTTTGACTCACGTATCTCTTTATCTGATGATCCTCTTCCTGAACGTTTCGGTCTTGAAAATGGTAAAGATATTTTAAAAAGCTATTTTAATTATGTGGAATTAAAAAAATATGAAGATTATTTGTTAATAACTGAAGCCCAACCACTTATCGATTATATTCTTAGTTGTCATGGTAATCAAAACGAATACCTTGGTAATCGACTAAAAGAATTTAAAATATATATCGAAGATTTAATCAAAGAATCCCAGGGGATTAAGATCACCAAGGACTCTGGTTTATTTATTTGTACGAAGTAA
- a CDS encoding MurR/RpiR family transcriptional regulator, with protein MYNLTIILLSTINSELINSNNYRIAKYILENMRALEDISITELAKECYVSNSSISRFCRDIGLRDYNELKSQIAKYQPAHQYAKNKFYYQSYQKEVPGQSFVEGVIENLQLLKRTINEKDIYKLVTDIANYSNVAAFGYMQSQSVAQNLQYDLQTCHKFIHTSMKYSDQIEYINNADSSNLIIILSESGTYFKRAFERKTLFRNTNDKPKIYLITCNSDIEIPYVDYYIRYESINDYASHPYSLAAITGMICTCYAERYLEAPEPI; from the coding sequence ATGTATAATTTAACGATTATCTTGTTATCAACGATCAATAGCGAATTAATTAATTCTAATAATTATCGAATTGCTAAATATATTTTAGAGAACATGCGGGCTCTGGAGGATATCTCCATAACCGAATTAGCGAAAGAGTGCTATGTGTCTAATTCTAGTATTTCTAGGTTTTGCCGTGATATTGGCTTACGAGATTATAATGAGTTAAAAAGTCAAATTGCAAAGTACCAGCCAGCTCACCAGTATGCCAAAAATAAATTCTATTATCAAAGTTATCAAAAAGAGGTTCCTGGTCAATCCTTTGTTGAAGGGGTTATAGAAAATTTACAATTATTAAAGAGAACAATTAACGAAAAAGATATTTATAAATTGGTAACTGATATTGCGAATTATTCAAATGTTGCAGCCTTTGGATATATGCAATCACAAAGTGTTGCCCAAAATTTACAATATGATCTTCAAACATGCCATAAATTTATTCATACATCAATGAAATATAGTGATCAAATTGAATATATCAATAATGCTGATAGTAGTAATTTGATTATTATTTTATCAGAATCCGGTACTTATTTTAAACGAGCTTTTGAAAGAAAGACATTATTTAGAAATACTAATGACAAACCTAAAATATATTTAATTACTTGTAATTCGGATATTGAAATTCCCTATGTAGATTACTATATTCGCTATGAAAGTATTAATGACTATGCCAGTCATCCATATTCATTAGCAGCCATTACGGGAATGATCTGTACATGTTATGCGGAGCGGTATCTAGAGGCTCCTGAACCAATTTAA
- a CDS encoding LTA synthase family protein, translating to MSKRHRAVSIIIFSIFLFLSLMICTSVLWCNRTFGKVDMDQLLFTVLAPTTSTDHGIIISWILESLVFSLVIMVIVLISYYLIRKYWANRFVKPRFLYVINRHLWVLGVVLLAGALSMAESNFGVFDYLRKSNQKTEIYEPKKIAVKKEVSDGDPELIYADPTSVAVSGENPNNLIYIYLESYENTFMDVVNGGIKEINCLPELTQLANENISFSNTDKAGGALGFTGTTWTIASMVGQSSGLPLKSEVANDMSNYAKFMPGAKMIGDILAENGYIQEFCIGGNATFAGTDKLFEQHGNYKIVDYKALKNDGRVQRGEVCEWGINDQGLFRIAKEEITNLVNSGQKFNFTMATIDCHTTDGIKCSLCPNTYSNRYENIYACQSKQVNNFISWCKEQSWFANTTIVLVGDHNTMAVKYTKDIPADYVRTTYNCFINSKVSSNNIKNRQFSHLDMFPTTLAAMGFKVDGNKLALGTNLFSSLPTAIEKYGQAYIEAEVQKSSTFLDENIYKFN from the coding sequence ATGAGTAAAAGGCATAGAGCTGTATCAATAATTATATTTAGTATTTTTTTATTTTTATCGTTAATGATTTGTACTTCGGTATTGTGGTGTAATCGTACTTTTGGAAAAGTAGATATGGATCAGTTGTTGTTTACTGTATTAGCTCCGACAACAAGTACTGATCATGGTATTATTATTAGCTGGATTTTAGAATCACTTGTTTTTTCTTTGGTAATAATGGTAATTGTTTTAATTTCTTACTATTTGATAAGAAAATATTGGGCAAATAGATTTGTGAAACCAAGATTTTTATATGTGATTAATCGTCATCTATGGGTTTTAGGAGTTGTTTTATTGGCAGGTGCGTTATCTATGGCAGAAAGTAATTTTGGGGTATTTGACTATTTGCGCAAAAGTAATCAAAAAACGGAAATATATGAGCCGAAAAAGATTGCTGTAAAGAAAGAGGTTTCGGACGGAGATCCAGAACTTATTTATGCTGATCCAACGAGTGTTGCAGTTTCTGGTGAGAATCCTAATAATTTAATATATATATATTTAGAGTCTTATGAAAATACGTTCATGGATGTTGTTAATGGCGGTATCAAAGAAATTAATTGTTTACCTGAGCTGACTCAATTAGCCAATGAGAATATTAGTTTTTCAAATACTGACAAAGCTGGAGGGGCTTTGGGGTTTACTGGAACTACTTGGACGATAGCTTCAATGGTAGGGCAGTCATCAGGCTTGCCATTAAAATCAGAAGTAGCTAATGATATGAGTAATTATGCTAAATTTATGCCGGGAGCAAAAATGATTGGTGATATTCTTGCGGAAAATGGTTATATTCAGGAATTTTGTATTGGAGGTAATGCGACTTTCGCGGGGACTGATAAGCTGTTCGAACAACATGGAAACTATAAGATCGTAGATTATAAAGCCCTTAAGAATGATGGACGAGTGCAACGAGGTGAAGTGTGCGAGTGGGGAATAAATGATCAGGGCTTATTTAGAATTGCTAAGGAGGAGATAACTAACTTAGTCAATAGTGGTCAAAAATTTAATTTTACAATGGCAACAATAGATTGCCATACAACCGATGGAATTAAATGTTCACTTTGTCCGAATACCTATTCAAATAGATATGAGAATATTTATGCTTGTCAATCAAAACAAGTAAATAATTTTATCTCATGGTGTAAGGAACAGTCCTGGTTTGCAAATACAACAATTGTTTTAGTTGGTGATCATAATACTATGGCGGTTAAATATACTAAAGATATTCCTGCTGATTATGTTAGAACGACATATAACTGTTTTATTAATTCTAAAGTATCGAGTAATAATATAAAAAACAGACAGTTCAGTCATTTAGATATGTTTCCAACTACGTTAGCAGCTATGGGATTTAAAGTAGATGGAAATAAGTTAGCTTTAGGTACAAATCTTTTTAGTAGTTTACCTACAGCGATTGAAAAGTATGGTCAGGCTTATATTGAGGCTGAAGTTCAAAAGAGTTCAACTTTTTTAGATGAGAATATTTATAAGTTTAATTAA